The Oncorhynchus keta strain PuntledgeMale-10-30-2019 chromosome 17, Oket_V2, whole genome shotgun sequence genome has a window encoding:
- the LOC118396682 gene encoding purine nucleoside phosphorylase isoform X2 codes for MNISSSNPSSYKYEDYRETADWLLSHTEQRPKIAIICGSGLGGLADLLDNKTVFPYKDIPHFPNSTGHVSQLVFGELQGKQCVCMQGRFHFYEGYDIAMVTYPVRVFFLLGVETLIITNAAGGLNPNFKVGDIMLIKDHINMPGFAGHNPLCGHNDERFGVRFPCMSDAYDKDLSSLAKETAEEQGCSSFIQQGVYCMMAGPTFETIAECRALQKLGADAVGMSTVPEVVVARHCGLCVFGLSLITNKVVTDYNSQKKANHDEVLETTGMRTQDLQRMHQQYLQTATTLVISAGI; via the exons TTACAAATATGAGGATTACAGGGAGACAGCTGATTGGTTGCTGTCTCACACTGAGCAGAGGCCTAAAATAGCCATCATCTGTGGTTCCGGCCTCGGTGGTCTTGCTGACCTGCTGGACAACAAGACTGTGTTTCCTTACAAGGACATCCCACACTTCCCCAacagcacag GACATGTCAGTCAGCTGGTATTTGGGGAGCTGCAGGGGAAGCAGTGTGTCTGCATGCAGGGCCGCTTCCACTTCTACGAGGGCTATGACATTGCCATG GTGACGTACCCAGTCCGAGTGTTCTTCCTGCTGGGGGTGGAGACCTTAATCATTACCAATGCTGCTGGGGGGCTGAACCCCAACTTTAAAGTGGGTGACATCATGCTGATCAAGGATCACATCAACATGCCTGGCTTTGCAGGCCACAACCCACTGTGTGGTCACAACGATGAAAG GTTTGGAGTCCGTTTTCCCTGCATGTCGGACGCCTATGACAAAGACCTTTCTAGTCTGGCCAAAGAGACTGCTGAGGAGCAGGGCTGTTCCTCCTTCATCCAGCAAGGTGTGTACTGCATGATGGCAGGTCCCACCTTTGAGACCATCGCAGAATGCAGAGCCCTCCAGAAACTAGGCGCAGATGCTGTGG GCATGAGTACAGTCCCCGAGGTGGTGGTGGCCCGTCACTGTGGTCTCTGTGTCTTTGGCCTGTCTCTCATCACCAACAAGGTGGTCACAGACTACAATAGCCAGAAGAAGGCCAACCACGATGAGGTACTGGAGACCACAGGAATGCGTACTCAGGACCTACAGAGGATG
- the LOC118396682 gene encoding purine nucleoside phosphorylase isoform X1 translates to MNISSSNPSSYKYEDYRETADWLLSHTEQRPKIAIICGSGLGGLADLLDNKTVFPYKDIPHFPNSTGHVSQLVFGELQGKQCVCMQGRFHFYEGYDIAMVTYPVRVFFLLGVETLIITNAAGGLNPNFKVGDIMLIKDHINMPGFAGHNPLCGHNDERFGVRFPCMSDAYDKDLSSLAKETAEEQGCSSFIQQGVYCMMAGPTFETIAECRALQKLGADAVGMSTVPEVVVARHCGLCVFGLSLITNKVVTDYNSQKKANHDEVLETTGMRTQDLQRMQHQQYLQTATTLVISAGI, encoded by the exons TTACAAATATGAGGATTACAGGGAGACAGCTGATTGGTTGCTGTCTCACACTGAGCAGAGGCCTAAAATAGCCATCATCTGTGGTTCCGGCCTCGGTGGTCTTGCTGACCTGCTGGACAACAAGACTGTGTTTCCTTACAAGGACATCCCACACTTCCCCAacagcacag GACATGTCAGTCAGCTGGTATTTGGGGAGCTGCAGGGGAAGCAGTGTGTCTGCATGCAGGGCCGCTTCCACTTCTACGAGGGCTATGACATTGCCATG GTGACGTACCCAGTCCGAGTGTTCTTCCTGCTGGGGGTGGAGACCTTAATCATTACCAATGCTGCTGGGGGGCTGAACCCCAACTTTAAAGTGGGTGACATCATGCTGATCAAGGATCACATCAACATGCCTGGCTTTGCAGGCCACAACCCACTGTGTGGTCACAACGATGAAAG GTTTGGAGTCCGTTTTCCCTGCATGTCGGACGCCTATGACAAAGACCTTTCTAGTCTGGCCAAAGAGACTGCTGAGGAGCAGGGCTGTTCCTCCTTCATCCAGCAAGGTGTGTACTGCATGATGGCAGGTCCCACCTTTGAGACCATCGCAGAATGCAGAGCCCTCCAGAAACTAGGCGCAGATGCTGTGG GCATGAGTACAGTCCCCGAGGTGGTGGTGGCCCGTCACTGTGGTCTCTGTGTCTTTGGCCTGTCTCTCATCACCAACAAGGTGGTCACAGACTACAATAGCCAGAAGAAGGCCAACCACGATGAGGTACTGGAGACCACAGGAATGCGTACTCAGGACCTACAGAGGATG